The Mya arenaria isolate MELC-2E11 chromosome 16, ASM2691426v1 genome includes a window with the following:
- the LOC128221749 gene encoding hemicentin-1-like has product MGGFRTSNSKGIVNDEKNSGTEVTNESPSPCRVEQSRTLQCARALVWLLTSTTLLTLVLGVFYIQFTEINTLRQRVKFLEDSFVESHLMQAEVQKRDIPERKDRREHHLTYRAPGDQCCLALAKPTISGNPTEAVFVYGGQDVLLPCNASGYPPPSIRLSPATDPTGNGRYVQVPGGLQINNVMNSDARNYTCTVENIFGKQQKIIELHITDPVVATTSPSRVTSSVGDNFSIHCDVSGVPPPKVTWQHVTMDGKTVPMTNVVVSAPGRYTLTFANANHVDAGTYICKAFNAYETDQAQTTVTVSGAPQITNPPPGVQSVIEGTTVTLRCDVLSDPPATVTWTYPLTGNKSPLNGHVNPDNSITLSVVDKYNSGTYSCTASNAAGTVIAMSTLNVEQLVHVNAGPHLVPMTGSESFLNFQCAASGEPSPSVTWSKMGSGSLTGNAKYIQLPGGNLVLTNPALGTDTGVYVCMGENHNGNDTDTVLVYKDLGALSCFQTFDSVSCPLGQTCGGSCPDCTQSSEPVYGYQTYSGDSAICRSSIHAGTVPNVLNMALWTSTGASGPLSTTTSHGVISMSKQSAPSTATVVRPATYSRVMSGASNLFG; this is encoded by the exons ATGGGAGGATTTAGGACATCAAATTCTAAAGGCATTGTTAATGACGAGAAGAATAGTGGAACTGAAGTCACAAATGAATCCCCGTCACCGTGCCGTGTTGAACAGAGCAGGACGTTACAGTGTGCGCGGGCATTGGTTTGGCTCCTGACCTCGACAACACTGTTGACACTAGTGCTTGGTGTTTTCTACATCCAGTTTACGGAGATCAACACACTACGACAAAGGGTCAAATTTCTTGAAGATTCCTTCGTAGAATCACACCTGATGCAG GCAGAGGTACAAAAGAGGGATATCCCAGAAAGAAAGGATCGTAGAGAACATCACTTGACTTACAGAGCTCCTGGAGACCAATGCTGCTTAGCGCTTG CTAAACCAACTATATCTGGAAACCCCACTGAGGCCGTGTTCGTGTATGGCGGACAGGATGTTTTGTTGCCATGTAACGCAAGTGGTTACCCGCCTCCATCCATCCGCCTCTCTCCCGCGACCGACCCAACCGGAAATGGTCGATATGTGCAGGTGCCCGGCGGTCTACAGATTAACAACGTCATGAATTCTGATGC gCGAAACTACACGTGtacagttgaaaatattttcggcaaacaacaaaaaatcataGAACTACACATTACAG ACCCGGTCGTTGCAACGACAAGTCCGTCGAGAGTGACGTCATCGGTCGGCGACAACTTCAGCATACATTGTGACGTCAGCGGAGTGCCACCTCCAAAGGTCACGTGGCAACACGTCACGATGGACGGGAAAACTGTTCCAA TGACAAACGTAGTAGTATCGGCACCAGGACGTTACACACTGACGTTTGCGAATGCGAATCACGTTGACGCTGGAACGTACATTTGCAAGGCGTTTAACGCTTACGAGACGGATCAAGCACAAACTACCGTCACCGTTTCag GTGCTCCACAGATAACCAACCCACCACCGGGTGTACAGTCGGTTATAGAAGGTACCACTGTGACGTTACGGTGTGACGTTTTGTCCGATCCTCCGGCAACGGTCACGTGGACGTATCCGCTG ACCGGAAACAAGTCTCCACTCAACGGACATGTAAACCCAGACAACTCTATCACACTGTCCGTGGTGGACAAGTATAACAGCGGTACATATAGTTGTACCGCGTCCAACGCTGCAGGCACCGTCATCGCTATGTCAACGCTGAACGTAGAGC AACTTGTGCACGTGAATGCGGGCCCACATCTCGTACCAATGACCGGAAGTGAGTCATTCCTCAACTTTCAGTGCGCAGCTTCAGGTGAGCCAAGTCCATCTGTCACGTGGTCCAAGATGGGAAGTGGTTCGCTTACAG GGAATGCCAAGTACATCCAGCTTCCCGGGGGTAACCTAGTATTGACGAACCCCGCCCTGGGGACCGACACGGGGGTATATGTGTGTATGGGTGAAAACCACAACGGAAATGACACGGATACGGTTTTAG TGTACAAAGACCTTGGCGCTCTTAGTTGTTTTCAAACGTTCGACTCGGTGAGCTGTCCCCTGGGACAAACTTGTGG AGGCTCATGTCCAGACTGTACCCAAAGTAGCGAGCCAGTATACGGATATCAAACATACAGTGGG GACTCCGCCATCTGCCGCTCGTCTATCCACGCAGGGACCGTACCAAATGTTCTTAACATGGCGTTGTGGACGTCAACTGGGGCAAGCGGTCCCCTGTCCACCACCACTTCACATGGCGTGATCAGCATGTCGAAGCA GTCAGCTCCGTCGACCGCAACCGTAGTAAGGCCGGCCACGTACAGTCGAGTCATGTCCGGCGCATCCAACCTGTTTGGTTAA